Proteins from a genomic interval of Clostridium sp. 'deep sea':
- a CDS encoding Fic family protein encodes MFDKASKMKEELDSLRPLPSYTVQSIRDKLMLDWTYNSNAIEGNTLTLIETKVVLEGITIGGKRLREHLEVINHQDAILYVEEIVSNKEELTELQIKNIHRLVLKGIDDENAGRYRKQNVIISGAKHIPPNQFILIDEMHKFIGWYRSQDAGNMHPIERAAKVHGEFVKIHPFSHGNGRTARLLLNLELMKSGYPPIVIKNDERVNYYESLDKAHTLGDYTDFIVMVEQEVENSLRIYLNLM; translated from the coding sequence ATGTTTGATAAAGCTTCAAAAATGAAAGAAGAATTAGACTCTTTAAGACCACTTCCTTCTTATACAGTTCAGAGCATAAGAGATAAGCTAATGTTAGATTGGACCTATAATTCAAATGCTATAGAAGGAAACACCCTAACGTTAATTGAAACTAAAGTAGTATTAGAAGGAATAACTATAGGTGGAAAAAGATTAAGAGAACACCTTGAAGTTATAAATCATCAAGATGCTATACTTTATGTAGAAGAAATTGTGAGCAATAAAGAAGAGCTAACAGAGTTGCAGATAAAAAATATTCATCGTTTGGTTTTAAAAGGAATAGATGATGAGAACGCTGGGCGATATAGAAAGCAAAATGTTATCATTTCCGGAGCAAAACATATACCGCCAAATCAGTTCATTTTAATTGATGAAATGCATAAATTTATAGGGTGGTACAGATCACAAGACGCCGGAAATATGCACCCTATTGAGAGGGCAGCAAAAGTGCATGGTGAATTTGTTAAGATTCATCCGTTTAGCCATGGAAATGGTCGTACAGCAAGGCTATTATTAAACTTAGAATTAATGAAGAGCGGTTATCCTCCTATAGTTATTAAGAATGATGAAAGAGTTAATTACTATGAATCATTAGATAAAGCACATACATTGGGTGATTATACTGATTTTATAGTTATGGTTGAACAAGAAGTAGAGAATAGTTTAAGAATATATTTAAATTTAATGTAA
- a CDS encoding DUF6602 domain-containing protein — MKFFDKYNDYIERLLLVQYNASEIINHKLTRGEIREEFLKDQVIKRFKALDFRKGVIIDDDKGYQSSQLDIIVTKENAPNEVFGSHSIVDIKYAEIVLEVKSCADTCDLKKLNQIANEMKKLNNSFGLKVGLFCYSYKIQKRNMLKKFGYRYDDYLDSYILDKSLPQHYPNIDFVLALDVKKIDRYSNNDFFIIKDIPSDKFILFEDEPVSKHFFNMFKNI, encoded by the coding sequence ATGAAATTTTTTGATAAATACAACGATTATATTGAAAGATTATTACTTGTTCAATATAATGCATCTGAAATAATAAATCATAAATTAACTAGAGGCGAAATAAGAGAAGAGTTTTTAAAAGATCAAGTTATCAAAAGATTCAAGGCTCTTGATTTTAGAAAGGGTGTAATTATTGATGACGATAAAGGCTATCAATCAAGCCAATTAGATATAATCGTTACTAAAGAAAATGCTCCAAATGAAGTTTTTGGCTCTCACTCAATTGTTGATATTAAATATGCTGAAATTGTCTTAGAAGTAAAAAGCTGTGCAGATACATGCGACCTAAAGAAGCTTAATCAAATTGCAAATGAGATGAAAAAGTTAAATAATAGTTTCGGTTTAAAAGTAGGTTTGTTCTGTTATAGCTATAAAATTCAAAAGAGGAATATGTTAAAAAAGTTTGGCTATAGGTATGATGACTATTTAGATTCATATATTTTAGATAAATCATTACCACAACATTATCCTAATATAGATTTTGTTTTAGCTTTAGATGTTAAAAAGATAGATAGATACAGTAATAATGATTTTTTCATTATAAAGGACATACCAAGTGATAAATTCATTTTATTTGAAGATGAGCCTGTTTCTAAGCATTTTTTTAATATGTTTAAAAATATTTAG
- a CDS encoding DEAD/DEAH box helicase family protein, with translation MHNNFTFLKKEEKYNSFTNACIEAEKSMVVSYATTAILTRRALELTIKWVYSFDEDLIVPYQDNLATLIHDHTFKNIIDINLFPKLRYIQQLGNKAVHSASPINKEQAVLALHNLYEFVSWIDYCYSTELHNIDFNENLLANNEQEKKTRKELQDLYERLGSKDRKLEEVIKENEELRKLNAEKRVKNKQSRAFEVKEISEFKTRKLYIDLELELNNWVRGDNCLEEVEVTGMPNSSGVGFVDYVLYADNGKPLALVEAKKTSVSPRIGQVQALRYADCLEQQYGVRPIIFYTNGFEYYLWDDNNYPERKVSGIYTKEELEWLLYKRTNKQPLHNPTIKDHITDRPYQKMAINAVCETFMDKSRKALLVMATGSGKTRTAISLVDVLISRGWVKNILFLADRTALVKQAKRILKTYYQTYLFAIYSIVKIVLRVEWCFRLTQP, from the coding sequence ATGCACAACAACTTCACCTTCCTAAAAAAAGAAGAAAAATATAATTCATTCACCAATGCCTGTATTGAAGCAGAAAAGAGTATGGTTGTGTCGTATGCTACTACAGCCATACTTACTAGGCGTGCTTTGGAGCTAACTATAAAATGGGTTTATAGTTTCGATGAAGATTTAATTGTACCTTATCAAGATAATTTAGCTACTTTAATCCATGACCATACCTTTAAAAATATTATAGATATTAACTTATTTCCTAAGTTAAGGTATATTCAACAGCTTGGCAATAAAGCTGTTCATTCAGCGTCTCCTATAAATAAAGAGCAGGCTGTTTTGGCTTTGCATAATTTATATGAGTTTGTATCGTGGATAGATTACTGTTACTCTACTGAGTTACATAATATTGATTTTAATGAAAATCTCTTAGCTAATAATGAGCAAGAAAAGAAAACTCGTAAAGAGCTACAGGATTTATACGAGCGACTAGGCTCTAAAGACCGTAAACTCGAAGAAGTAATTAAAGAGAATGAAGAGCTTCGTAAGCTAAATGCAGAAAAACGAGTTAAGAATAAACAGAGTAGAGCATTTGAGGTTAAAGAGATTTCGGAGTTTAAAACTCGTAAGCTATACATAGATTTAGAGCTCGAGCTTAATAACTGGGTAAGAGGAGATAATTGTCTTGAAGAAGTAGAAGTAACAGGCATGCCTAATAGCTCTGGTGTAGGTTTTGTTGACTATGTACTTTATGCTGATAATGGCAAACCACTGGCTTTAGTAGAGGCTAAAAAAACAAGTGTCAGCCCCCGTATAGGTCAGGTACAGGCTTTAAGATATGCCGATTGTTTAGAGCAACAGTATGGTGTAAGACCAATTATTTTTTACACTAATGGTTTTGAGTATTATTTATGGGATGATAATAATTACCCCGAGCGTAAAGTATCGGGCATTTACACCAAAGAAGAGCTTGAATGGCTGTTATATAAAAGAACTAATAAACAGCCACTGCATAACCCTACTATAAAAGACCATATTACCGACCGACCCTATCAAAAGATGGCTATTAATGCTGTATGTGAAACATTTATGGACAAAAGCCGAAAGGCATTGTTAGTAATGGCAACTGGCTCTGGCAAAACACGTACTGCTATATCATTGGTTGATGTTTTAATTAGCAGAGGCTGGGTAAAAAATATTTTATTTTTAGCTGATAGAACCGCTTTAGTAAAACAGGCAAAAAGAATTTTAAAAACCTATTACCAAACTTATCTCTTTGCAATTTACTCGATAGTAAAGATAGTCCTGAGAGTAGAATGGTGTTTTCGACTTACCCAACCATGA
- a CDS encoding IS4 family transposase, with amino-acid sequence MSLNKDQYVRNPKSDFTRKRKISFETVLNLLISMGGSNLNSELLNYYSFNTNTPTSSAFVQQRNKVLPKALEHIFNVFTQSFNNLKTYDGYRLLAFDGSDLHIHHNPKNPLTYCQTKVTSRGYNLLHLNTMYDLKNKMYLDAIIQPIGIYDEHKALISMIDRSQIKRVLCIVDRGLESYNNIAHMDRKGWKYLARVKGPTSNGILKGLKLPSSDEFDVEFNLILTRKLSKVRANSKLYKYIHHTSSFSYFDEDKCHFYPFSFRVVRVQIEKDVYHSFITNLPTDEFPKSKIKMLYHMRWGIETSFRELKYSIGLTAFHAKKMDSIIQEIFARLTMYNFCAIITLHTIIKQKLSNKHYYQINFTQAIYICKRFFSWKDENPPDVETLIKRYVQPIRLDRKFSRNVKKKSFISFIYRIA; translated from the coding sequence ATGTCACTAAATAAAGACCAGTATGTCAGAAATCCTAAATCGGATTTTACTCGTAAAAGAAAGATTTCTTTTGAAACAGTATTAAACCTGCTAATATCTATGGGGGGAAGTAATTTAAATTCAGAGTTATTAAACTACTATTCCTTTAACACTAATACTCCCACTTCTTCTGCCTTTGTTCAACAACGTAATAAGGTATTACCAAAAGCTTTGGAACATATTTTTAATGTATTTACACAATCTTTCAATAACTTAAAAACCTATGATGGATATCGTTTATTGGCCTTCGATGGCTCAGATTTGCATATTCATCATAACCCAAAAAATCCTTTAACATATTGTCAGACAAAAGTAACTTCTAGAGGCTATAATTTGTTGCATCTTAATACTATGTATGATCTTAAAAATAAGATGTATTTAGATGCAATTATACAACCTATTGGTATATATGATGAGCATAAGGCTTTAATTAGCATGATTGACCGCTCACAAATAAAAAGGGTCTTATGCATCGTTGATCGTGGATTAGAAAGTTATAATAATATCGCCCATATGGATAGAAAAGGGTGGAAATACCTTGCCAGAGTCAAAGGTCCTACAAGTAATGGCATACTCAAGGGCTTAAAATTACCATCTTCTGATGAATTTGACGTTGAGTTTAATTTAATACTAACTAGAAAATTATCAAAAGTTAGAGCCAATTCAAAGCTATATAAATATATACATCACACCTCTAGCTTTAGCTACTTTGATGAAGATAAATGTCACTTCTATCCTTTTTCCTTTAGGGTTGTTCGAGTGCAAATTGAAAAAGATGTGTATCATAGTTTCATTACCAATCTTCCGACCGATGAGTTTCCCAAGTCTAAGATTAAAATGCTTTATCATATGCGTTGGGGTATTGAAACTTCTTTTCGTGAACTAAAATATTCTATTGGATTAACTGCTTTCCATGCTAAAAAGATGGATTCCATCATCCAAGAAATTTTTGCTAGACTTACTATGTATAATTTCTGTGCTATCATTACTCTCCACACAATAATAAAACAGAAGCTTAGCAATAAACACTATTATCAAATCAATTTTACTCAAGCTATATACATTTGCAAGCGCTTTTTCTCTTGGAAAGATGAGAATCCACCTGATGTTGAAACACTTATAAAAAGATATGTTCAACCAATACGTTTAGACCGCAAGTTTTCTCGTAATGTTAAGAAAAAATCTTTTATAAGTTTCATTTATAGGATAGCTTAA
- a CDS encoding type I restriction-modification enzyme R subunit C-terminal domain-containing protein: MNHGIKVEGGDKIGKTIIFAKNKRHAEFIIDRFNILYPKYKGQLAKPVYTGIKYVESTMSDFEVKEKLPQIAVSVDMLDTGIDIPEVVNLVFFKKIRSKTKFWQMVGRGTRLCLDLFGVGLHKEGFRIFDYCGNFEFFRANKNGKEVKISKTLTEKLFNVKLNIVKELQHLNYQNDYYISYSNELITGLSQAIKVIDESKFYARLKIEYIHKYNKKESLYTLQDSQVKELEDHVAPLVPPIQGDEMAKRFDYLMYTIEYADLKGLNYSMPKQKVIITAENLAKKGRVEQIQAHAELIKAVQTEEFWQNATVKEYEQVREAFRDLIKTIEKEKKNIYYTNFQDEIIEIKDGEAIYTVNEMQSYRKKVNQYLKQHSEDLAVYKLRNNKELQQKDLKHLETLLWQELGTKEDYQREYGDEPLLKMVSRIVGLEPQTANEIFSEFLTDENLNVKQMEFVKLIVNYIIKNGSIEKEIINEHPFNKRGNIVNLFTGKLDVAREIIKVVDKLNERLIV, encoded by the coding sequence ATGAACCATGGTATTAAAGTAGAGGGTGGAGATAAAATTGGTAAAACAATCATTTTTGCCAAAAATAAGCGCCATGCTGAGTTTATAATAGATAGGTTTAATATTCTTTACCCTAAATATAAAGGTCAGTTAGCTAAACCTGTTTACACAGGAATTAAGTACGTAGAAAGCACTATGAGTGACTTTGAGGTAAAAGAAAAACTACCTCAAATTGCAGTATCGGTAGATATGCTCGATACAGGTATTGATATACCCGAGGTTGTTAACCTTGTATTCTTTAAAAAAATTCGCTCTAAAACAAAGTTTTGGCAAATGGTTGGTAGAGGTACACGGCTTTGCCTTGATCTTTTTGGAGTAGGTTTGCATAAAGAAGGCTTTAGAATCTTCGATTACTGTGGTAACTTCGAGTTTTTTAGAGCCAATAAAAACGGCAAAGAAGTTAAAATTAGTAAAACCCTAACTGAAAAGCTGTTTAATGTAAAGCTTAATATAGTTAAAGAACTACAGCACTTAAACTATCAAAACGATTATTATATTAGCTATAGTAATGAGCTAATAACAGGTCTAAGTCAAGCAATAAAAGTTATAGATGAATCAAAATTTTATGCCCGATTAAAAATCGAGTATATCCATAAATACAATAAAAAAGAGTCACTTTACACTCTGCAAGATAGCCAAGTAAAAGAGCTAGAGGATCATGTTGCACCCTTAGTTCCACCTATTCAAGGTGATGAAATGGCAAAGAGATTCGATTATCTAATGTACACCATTGAGTATGCCGACCTTAAAGGTTTAAACTACTCAATGCCAAAACAAAAGGTAATTATAACAGCAGAAAACCTAGCTAAAAAAGGTAGGGTTGAGCAAATACAGGCTCACGCAGAGCTAATAAAAGCCGTTCAAACTGAAGAGTTTTGGCAAAATGCTACTGTAAAAGAATACGAGCAAGTAAGAGAGGCATTTCGTGATTTAATAAAAACAATAGAGAAAGAGAAAAAAAATATTTACTACACTAATTTTCAAGATGAAATAATAGAGATAAAAGATGGTGAAGCAATATACACTGTTAACGAAATGCAAAGCTACCGAAAAAAAGTTAACCAATACCTTAAACAACATAGTGAAGATTTAGCTGTATATAAACTACGTAACAATAAAGAGTTACAGCAAAAAGACTTAAAACATCTTGAAACATTGCTCTGGCAAGAGCTAGGTACTAAAGAAGACTACCAAAGAGAGTATGGCGATGAGCCACTGCTGAAAATGGTTAGTAGAATAGTAGGACTAGAACCTCAAACAGCCAATGAAATATTCTCAGAATTTTTAACAGATGAAAACCTAAATGTTAAGCAAATGGAGTTTGTAAAGCTAATAGTAAATTATATTATTAAAAACGGTAGTATCGAAAAAGAAATAATTAACGAACACCCATTTAACAAACGAGGTAACATAGTTAATTTATTTACTGGCAAATTAGATGTTGCCAGAGAAATAATTAAAGTTGTTGATAAGCTAAATGAAAGGTTGATTGTTTAG
- a CDS encoding DNA-binding protein has product MNKNLTNSQLDRQNILNNEIALTEIRKSASIKGVIFEQELTFTKEMVADFFEVDIRTIERYISKNSDELNSNGYQLLKGKRLKLFLVELKKFFGSDINVGTKTTVLAVLNFKCFLNIGMLLVESDNSRVLRKMILDIVIDTINQKTGGATKYINQRDRSFLGAFLQEENYRREFTDVLRDYVDMDKFKYARYTDKIYQSIFKEKAKEYRAILNLKSKDRVRDTFYSEILDLVASYECGLAELLKTESEKLNRKLNNWEVDKIFKNFEELPHWKPLITSGRNKIYT; this is encoded by the coding sequence ATGAATAAAAACCTAACTAACTCTCAACTAGATAGGCAAAATATTTTAAATAATGAAATTGCCCTAACTGAAATACGAAAGTCAGCCAGTATAAAAGGTGTTATTTTTGAACAGGAGCTTACTTTTACAAAAGAGATGGTAGCAGATTTTTTTGAGGTAGATATAAGAACAATAGAAAGATATATCTCAAAAAATTCTGATGAATTAAATAGCAATGGATATCAATTATTAAAGGGTAAGAGACTTAAACTGTTTTTAGTTGAGTTGAAAAAATTTTTTGGTAGCGACATCAATGTCGGTACCAAAACTACTGTATTAGCAGTACTTAATTTTAAGTGTTTTTTAAACATAGGAATGCTCTTAGTAGAAAGCGATAACTCCAGAGTTTTACGTAAGATGATATTAGATATTGTCATAGATACAATTAACCAAAAAACTGGTGGAGCTACAAAGTATATAAATCAAAGAGACCGAAGTTTCTTGGGAGCATTTTTACAAGAAGAAAACTATAGAAGAGAATTTACTGATGTTTTAAGAGATTATGTAGATATGGATAAATTTAAGTACGCACGTTATACCGATAAAATTTATCAGAGCATTTTTAAAGAAAAGGCTAAAGAATACCGAGCTATTTTAAACCTAAAGAGTAAAGATAGAGTGAGAGATACGTTTTATTCAGAAATTTTAGATTTAGTTGCTTCATACGAATGTGGCTTAGCTGAGCTACTCAAAACTGAATCAGAAAAGCTCAACAGAAAACTTAATAACTGGGAAGTAGATAAGATTTTTAAGAATTTTGAAGAGTTGCCTCATTGGAAACCTTTAATTACGAGTGGTAGAAACAAAATTTATACATAA
- a CDS encoding restriction endonuclease subunit S: protein MKCVKLKDIAELIMGQSPPSSTYNKASKGYRFLQGKADFGKVNPKARTYCSSPKKLSIKNDLLISVRAPVGDVNISDQEYCIGRGLAAIRCEDEKLYFKYLFYFLLKNKDKIISLGTGSTFKSINKSILSDIKIPLPPLPTQKKIVEVLDKAQSLIDARKEQIRLLDELTQSIFYDMFGDPVTNPKGWEIRKLSDVTNRITDGVHQKPNYTQDGIPFISVKNISNGTLVFDDCKYISINSHTKYTSRCKPERGDILYTKVGARYGVPAIVDNNIEFSIYVSVALLKPKKEYLNSVFLKEMMKTPYVFRQAIKSIKGIGVPDLHLKEIKNFNVIVPAMAVQDNYEIQVRRIHLLKEQVQKSLTECRNYYNCILKKAFSGDYLWLENEIF from the coding sequence ATGAAATGTGTAAAGTTAAAAGATATTGCAGAATTAATAATGGGTCAATCTCCACCATCTTCAACATATAATAAAGCTAGTAAAGGGTATAGATTTCTACAGGGAAAAGCTGATTTTGGTAAAGTAAATCCAAAAGCTAGGACATACTGTAGTTCTCCAAAAAAATTATCGATTAAGAATGACCTATTGATATCTGTGAGGGCACCAGTAGGTGATGTTAACATATCAGATCAAGAATATTGTATAGGTAGAGGTCTAGCAGCCATACGATGCGAAGATGAAAAGCTATATTTCAAATATTTATTTTATTTTCTATTAAAAAATAAGGATAAAATAATAAGCTTAGGTACTGGAAGCACATTTAAGTCTATTAATAAGTCGATATTGAGTGATATAAAAATCCCACTACCACCACTACCAACCCAAAAGAAAATTGTTGAAGTTTTAGATAAAGCCCAAAGCCTAATCGATGCCCGAAAAGAGCAAATAAGGCTACTCGATGAGCTAACTCAATCAATCTTCTATGATATGTTTGGTGACCCTGTGACTAATCCTAAGGGGTGGGAGATTAGAAAACTAAGTGATGTAACAAATAGAATTACTGATGGAGTTCATCAAAAGCCCAACTACACACAGGATGGTATACCATTTATATCTGTTAAAAATATTAGTAATGGAACTCTTGTTTTTGATGATTGTAAATATATCTCAATTAATTCACATACAAAGTATACATCTAGATGTAAGCCAGAAAGAGGTGATATTTTATATACCAAAGTAGGAGCAAGATATGGAGTTCCTGCAATAGTAGATAACAATATAGAGTTTAGTATATATGTTAGTGTTGCATTATTAAAGCCAAAAAAAGAGTATTTAAATAGTGTTTTTCTCAAAGAAATGATGAAAACTCCCTATGTATTTAGGCAAGCTATAAAATCAATTAAGGGAATTGGGGTTCCAGATTTACATTTAAAAGAAATTAAAAACTTTAATGTTATTGTACCTGCAATGGCAGTTCAAGATAATTATGAAATACAGGTAAGAAGAATACATCTACTAAAAGAGCAAGTGCAAAAATCTCTAACAGAATGTAGAAATTACTATAACTGCATACTCAAGAAAGCTTTTAGTGGTGATTATTTGTGGTTAGAAAATGAAATTTTTTGA
- a CDS encoding class I SAM-dependent DNA methyltransferase has translation MITGELRSKVDKIWEIFWTGGITNPLSVIEQFTYLLFIKGLDDKQTDLEKNAEILGIKPQKIFNNKQQDIRWSNFKQLSAIAMYDVVSRKAFPFIKNMHGDKDSAFTKYMDDAIFMIPTPQLLEKIITNIDNLPLKGGDTKGDLYEYLLSKVASSGTNGQFRTPRHIIKMMVKLMKPTVSDLIIDPAAGSAGFLVAAGEYLQNHNEDLFNVNELKQHYHNTMFYGYDMDRTMLRIGAMNMMLHGVDKPNIEYKDSLSEQNKDNEKYTLVLANPPFKGSLDYDSVSADLLKVTKTKKTELLFLALFLRSLKIGGRCASIVPDGVLFGSSKAHKSIRKEIIENHHLHAIISMPSGVFKPYAGVSTAIMIFTKTGVGGTDKVWFYDMQADGFSLDDKRQPTEQNDIPDIIARYHNLKDEENRECTEQSFLVNKKEIVDNDYDLSINRYKEIVYEEVEYEKPKVIIEKIKKLEKQILEGLDELERMV, from the coding sequence ATGATTACTGGGGAGTTAAGAAGCAAAGTAGATAAAATTTGGGAGATATTCTGGACAGGGGGCATAACTAATCCTCTTTCAGTTATTGAGCAATTTACATATTTATTATTCATTAAAGGACTCGATGATAAACAGACTGACCTCGAAAAAAATGCAGAAATATTAGGCATTAAACCTCAAAAAATCTTTAATAATAAGCAACAAGATATTCGTTGGAGCAATTTTAAACAGCTAAGTGCTATTGCTATGTACGATGTGGTATCTCGCAAGGCATTTCCATTTATTAAAAACATGCACGGAGATAAAGACTCTGCCTTTACTAAGTACATGGATGACGCTATTTTTATGATACCTACCCCTCAATTATTAGAAAAAATAATTACCAATATCGATAACCTACCGTTAAAGGGTGGTGACACTAAGGGTGATTTATATGAGTATTTACTCTCTAAGGTTGCTTCATCGGGCACTAATGGGCAGTTTCGTACGCCTCGTCACATCATAAAAATGATGGTAAAGCTAATGAAACCCACTGTATCCGATTTAATAATTGACCCAGCTGCCGGTTCAGCAGGTTTTTTAGTAGCAGCAGGTGAGTATTTACAAAACCATAATGAAGATTTATTTAACGTAAATGAGCTAAAACAGCACTACCACAATACCATGTTTTATGGCTACGATATGGATCGAACCATGTTACGTATTGGTGCCATGAATATGATGTTACATGGAGTAGATAAACCCAATATAGAATACAAAGATTCCTTATCGGAACAAAACAAAGATAACGAAAAATACACTTTAGTACTAGCCAACCCTCCATTTAAAGGTTCACTCGATTACGATAGTGTATCAGCAGATTTACTAAAAGTAACTAAAACTAAAAAAACCGAGCTATTATTCTTAGCTTTATTTTTGCGTTCCTTAAAAATTGGCGGTCGCTGTGCTTCAATAGTGCCCGATGGTGTTTTATTTGGTAGCTCAAAAGCCCATAAATCAATTCGTAAAGAGATAATCGAAAACCATCATTTACATGCTATTATCTCAATGCCAAGTGGTGTATTTAAGCCCTATGCAGGGGTATCTACAGCCATAATGATTTTTACCAAAACAGGGGTAGGTGGTACAGATAAAGTCTGGTTTTACGATATGCAGGCAGATGGTTTTTCACTCGATGATAAACGCCAACCTACCGAGCAAAATGATATACCCGATATTATTGCTAGGTATCACAACTTAAAAGACGAAGAGAACAGGGAGTGTACCGAGCAGTCTTTCCTAGTTAATAAAAAAGAAATTGTAGATAATGACTACGACTTATCTATTAACCGATATAAAGAAATAGTTTATGAAGAAGTAGAGTATGAAAAGCCAAAAGTAATAATTGAAAAAATAAAAAAACTTGAAAAACAAATCCTTGAGGGTTTAGATGAACTTGAGAGGATGGTGTAG
- a CDS encoding NADH-dependent [FeFe] hydrogenase, group A6, with protein sequence MQNVTLTIDGRQVTVPAGTTVLEAAKQLGIDIPTLCYLPKINEIGACRVCVVEIEGARNLEPSCIYKVREGMVVKTNSPRARAARKINTELILSDHAHDCLVCDRNNNCELQSLAARLGIREYRFEGAKNNIPIDNSSESIFRDPSKCINCRRCIAVCAQIQGVHALGAADRGFESAIVPAQHKPLADISCVNCGQCTLVCPTGALTEVNHVTRVSRALANPNKHVVVQTAPATRVALGEEFGFEPGANVKGRMVAALRQLGFDAVFDTDFTADLTIMEEGTELIDRLTNGGVLPMITSCSPGWIKFIEHNFPTMLPNLSTCKSPQQMFGALAKTYYPESQGIDPKEIYSVSIMPCTAKKFEITRPGMDSSGYQDVDAVLTTRELAKLIKSAGIDLATLADEEYDAPLGISTGAGLIFGATGGVMEAALRTAYEIITGETLAKLDFEMLRGVEGVKRASIQIGDLTVNVAVAHSLAKARELMEKIQSGEIDDLHFIEIMACPGGCIGGGGQPRSKDPDVIEKRIAGIYTGDKEMKLRKSHENPAVQELYEKWLGKPNGHKSHELLHTHYVERER encoded by the coding sequence ATGCAAAACGTAACCTTAACCATTGATGGTCGACAAGTTACTGTACCTGCTGGCACTACTGTTCTTGAGGCAGCTAAACAGTTAGGTATAGATATTCCAACACTTTGTTATCTTCCGAAGATAAACGAAATTGGTGCTTGCCGAGTATGTGTTGTAGAAATAGAAGGCGCTCGCAATTTAGAGCCATCTTGTATATATAAAGTTAGAGAAGGTATGGTAGTTAAAACCAACTCACCTAGAGCTAGAGCAGCTCGCAAAATAAACACCGAGTTAATTTTATCTGACCATGCTCATGATTGTTTAGTATGTGATCGCAATAATAATTGTGAATTGCAATCTTTAGCCGCTCGTTTAGGTATTAGAGAATACCGATTTGAGGGTGCTAAAAATAATATTCCTATAGATAATTCAAGTGAATCAATTTTCCGTGATCCAAGCAAATGCATTAACTGCCGTAGATGTATTGCAGTTTGTGCTCAAATTCAAGGTGTACATGCACTTGGAGCTGCTGATCGTGGTTTTGAATCTGCAATTGTTCCTGCACAACATAAACCTTTAGCTGATATTAGTTGTGTAAATTGTGGTCAATGTACCTTAGTATGTCCTACTGGTGCTTTAACAGAAGTTAACCATGTTACCAGAGTATCTCGTGCTTTAGCTAATCCTAACAAACATGTAGTTGTACAAACTGCTCCAGCTACCCGTGTAGCTTTAGGTGAAGAGTTTGGTTTCGAGCCAGGTGCAAATGTAAAAGGTAGAATGGTTGCTGCTTTACGTCAGTTAGGATTTGATGCTGTATTTGATACAGACTTTACTGCTGACTTAACAATTATGGAAGAAGGAACTGAGTTAATCGATCGTTTAACAAACGGTGGAGTATTACCAATGATTACATCTTGTAGTCCTGGTTGGATTAAGTTTATTGAGCATAACTTCCCAACTATGCTTCCTAACTTATCTACTTGCAAATCACCACAACAAATGTTTGGTGCATTAGCTAAAACTTATTATCCAGAATCACAAGGTATTGATCCAAAAGAAATTTACTCAGTATCTATTATGCCATGTACTGCTAAAAAGTTTGAAATCACTCGTCCAGGTATGGATAGTAGCGGATATCAAGACGTTGATGCAGTATTAACAACTAGAGAATTAGCTAAATTAATTAAATCTGCAGGTATAGATTTAGCAACCTTAGCTGATGAAGAGTATGATGCTCCATTAGGAATCTCTACAGGTGCTGGACTTATCTTTGGTGCAACTGGTGGTGTTATGGAAGCTGCTTTACGTACAGCTTACGAAATCATTACTGGCGAAACCTTAGCTAAATTAGACTTCGAGATGCTTCGTGGTGTAGAAGGCGTTAAGAGAGCATCAATTCAAATTGGTGACTTAACAGTTAATGTAGCTGTTGCTCACAGCTTAGCAAAAGCTCGCGAGTTAATGGAAAAAATTCAGAGTGGCGAAATCGATGATCTTCACTTTATAGAAATTATGGCTTGCCCAGGTGGATGTATTGGTGGAGGCGGACAACCTCGCTCTAAAGATCCAGATGTAATAGAAAAGAGAATCGCAGGTATTTACACTGGTGATAAAGAAATGAAACTACGTAAATCTCACGAGAACCCAGCAGTTCAAGAGCTTTATGAAAAGTGGTTAGGTAAACCTAACGGACATAAGTCTCACGAGTTGTTGCATACTCATTATGTTGAGAGAGAAAGATAG